In one Pseudomonas hydrolytica genomic region, the following are encoded:
- a CDS encoding sensor histidine kinase yields the protein MQHTPPDSVLALRADYRQAESRAARLRLLVESGRALSALPATESGALALQRACSFCAMDGGVLLLRQADGSPSLSAGFGPAALQQQLATLPWPDAAQVLEAPLAQVALALLLPLHAASGEVFGALLLGNASAMRRPDEEDLEALQLLATLLAAHLHNSQLLEALSLRERTMSELVHRQMSAQEEERARVAYDLHDGLAQTLAGLHQRLQGFAQHRQLNDELRAALAPILQLAQRSMGETRQAISGLRPTLLDDFGLAPALDRELDRLRGQGRQVQWLRRDTQRLRPAVEIALFRIGQEAINNICKHTAEGAVSLDLHLDGETAHLQIEDRGPGFAATQKTPTAAYGMGLVAMRERCRLLGGQFACHSQPGQGTRVLASIPRVLPDEKTP from the coding sequence ATGCAGCACACCCCACCCGACAGCGTGCTGGCCCTGCGCGCCGATTACCGCCAGGCGGAAAGCCGCGCCGCGCGCCTGCGCCTGCTGGTGGAGAGCGGCCGCGCCCTCAGCGCCTTGCCGGCCACCGAAAGCGGCGCACTGGCCCTGCAACGGGCCTGCAGCTTCTGCGCCATGGACGGCGGCGTGCTGCTGCTCAGGCAAGCCGATGGCAGCCCGAGCCTGAGTGCCGGCTTCGGCCCGGCCGCCTTGCAGCAGCAGCTCGCCACACTGCCCTGGCCGGACGCTGCCCAGGTGCTGGAAGCGCCGCTGGCGCAGGTTGCCCTGGCGCTTCTTCTGCCATTGCACGCGGCCTCGGGTGAGGTATTCGGCGCCCTGCTGCTGGGCAACGCCAGCGCCATGCGCCGCCCGGACGAGGAAGACCTCGAAGCCCTGCAGCTGCTCGCCACCCTGCTCGCCGCCCACCTGCACAACAGTCAGCTGCTGGAGGCGCTCAGCCTGCGCGAGCGGACCATGTCCGAGCTGGTGCACCGGCAGATGAGCGCCCAGGAAGAGGAACGCGCACGGGTTGCCTATGACCTGCACGACGGCCTGGCGCAGACCCTGGCCGGGCTGCACCAGCGTCTGCAGGGCTTCGCCCAGCATCGCCAGCTCAATGACGAGCTGCGCGCCGCTCTGGCGCCCATCCTGCAGCTGGCGCAACGCAGCATGGGCGAGACACGCCAGGCCATCAGCGGCCTGCGCCCGACCCTGCTGGACGACTTCGGTCTGGCACCGGCACTGGACCGCGAACTCGACCGCCTGCGCGGCCAGGGTCGCCAGGTGCAATGGCTGCGCCGCGATACCCAGCGCCTGCGCCCGGCGGTGGAGATCGCCCTGTTTCGCATCGGCCAGGAGGCCATCAACAACATCTGCAAGCACACCGCCGAGGGCGCGGTCAGCCTGGACCTGCACCTCGACGGCGAGACCGCCCACCTGCAGATAGAGGATCGCGGCCCCGGCTTCGCCGCCACGCAGAAAACGCCAACCGCCGCATACGGCATGGGCCTGGTGGCCATGCGCGAACGCTGCCGGCTGCTCGGCGGTCAGTTCGCCTGCCACAGCCAACCCGGCCAGGGCACCCGCGTGCTGGCCAGCATTCCACGCGTCCTGCCGGATGAGAAAACCCCATGA
- a CDS encoding response regulator has protein sequence MNEPIRLLLADDHEVTRAGFAAMLADCPEFSIVGQAVDGRQALELCQRLNPDIAILDIRMPQLNGLATARLLREQQPSIKVLLFTMYDSPDHLEAAVNAGAVGYLLKDASRQEVIDGLRQVAAGQCALNGMVSAQLLRRVVQRNQGGAPGSALTPREHQVLELIAAGFTNREIGEELGIATGTAKAHVERVIGKLGVADRTQAAVQGIALGLVAPQEHRA, from the coding sequence ATGAACGAACCCATTCGCCTGCTGCTGGCCGACGACCACGAGGTGACCCGCGCCGGTTTCGCCGCGATGCTCGCCGACTGCCCGGAATTCAGCATCGTCGGCCAGGCGGTGGACGGCCGCCAGGCGCTGGAGCTCTGCCAGCGCCTGAATCCGGACATCGCCATCCTCGATATCCGCATGCCGCAGCTCAACGGCCTGGCGACCGCGCGCCTGCTGCGCGAACAGCAGCCGTCGATCAAGGTGCTGCTGTTCACCATGTACGACAGCCCCGACCACCTGGAAGCGGCGGTCAACGCCGGCGCCGTCGGCTATCTGCTCAAGGACGCCAGTCGCCAGGAAGTTATCGACGGCCTGCGCCAGGTGGCGGCCGGCCAGTGCGCGCTCAACGGCATGGTCAGCGCGCAGCTGCTGCGCCGCGTGGTCCAGCGCAACCAGGGCGGCGCCCCGGGCAGTGCGCTGACGCCGCGCGAGCATCAGGTGCTCGAGCTGATCGCCGCCGGGTTCACCAATCGCGAGATCGGCGAAGAGCTGGGCATCGCCACCGGCACGGCCAAGGCGCACGTCGAACGGGTGATCGGCAAGCTGGGGGTCGCCGACCGCACCCAGGCCGCCGTACAGGGCATTGCCCTGGGCCTGGTGGCGCCGCAGGAGCACAGGGCATGA
- a CDS encoding ATP-binding protein — MKGLVTRWTDRPLRSKSLVIIALPLSVLLISLVLVYITERQTSRVEDDVRRALRVQGDVQAVHSLLAEAAASVRGYLLVQRSDFLPSYRSALERIDSTLRRLDTDIRDPQMRGSLERLRPLIVIKLEGLEQLKALASSDDRAAMTRILVDNKHVLDALRQEIQQMLEREQTLLDERNAEASAMRSRMLLATGLAAMFGVLGALFAVVLLSTGIVHRVQQVERNARRLALGQPLIPQGLAADEIGQLAASLEEAGQLLAERERALRDNEERLRLIIDGVKEYGIFGLDPSGHVTSWNTGAERIKGYSEADILGRHFSLFYPPQARDTAPYLALQAATREGRYEEEAWRQRRDGSLFWANVVITAQRDASGTLRGFSKITRDITDRRNAEAALRTAREEAENASRAKSEFLSRMSHELRTPLNSILGFAQLLEMDRGTPAQQAQVRHILRAGRHLLGLINEVLDIARIESGRLALSPEPLALRPLLQEVSLLLSPQADSADIRLRLPEELPAELCVQADRQRLVQVLLNLLSNAIKYNHPGGHVEVRVQADSDTITLSVIDNGPGIAAEDLERLFIPFERLGAAASEVEGTGLGLALSKSLLEQMDGSLGVHSTPGEGSTFSLTLPRAQVHDGLLPAPAAAPPPAASDIAPPERPLRVLCIEDNLSSLALIETLLARWPQVQVISAMQGQLGLDLAWQHRPEVILLDLDLPDLSGQEVLKRLRLNPSSSATPVLLITADVSAGTRRDLQQAGATAVLSKPLHVPTFLAALRQHLDAATPTPPLGA, encoded by the coding sequence ATGAAGGGCCTGGTCACGCGCTGGACCGACCGCCCGCTGCGCAGCAAGAGCCTGGTGATCATCGCCCTGCCGCTGTCGGTGCTGCTGATCTCCCTGGTGCTGGTGTACATCACCGAACGCCAGACCTCGCGGGTCGAGGACGACGTGCGCCGAGCACTGCGCGTGCAGGGCGACGTGCAGGCGGTACACAGCCTGCTGGCCGAGGCGGCGGCCAGCGTGCGCGGTTACCTGCTGGTCCAGCGCAGCGACTTCCTGCCCTCCTACCGCAGCGCGCTGGAGCGTATCGACAGCACGCTGCGGCGCCTCGATACGGACATCCGCGACCCGCAGATGCGCGGCAGCCTGGAACGCCTGCGCCCGCTGATCGTGATCAAGCTGGAAGGCCTGGAGCAGCTCAAGGCGCTGGCCAGCAGCGACGACCGTGCGGCGATGACGCGCATCCTGGTGGACAACAAGCACGTGCTCGACGCGCTGCGCCAGGAGATTCAGCAGATGCTCGAGCGTGAGCAGACCCTGCTCGACGAGCGCAACGCCGAAGCCAGTGCCATGCGCTCGCGCATGCTCCTGGCCACCGGCCTGGCCGCCATGTTCGGCGTGCTCGGTGCGCTGTTTGCCGTGGTGCTGCTGTCCACCGGCATCGTCCATCGGGTGCAGCAGGTCGAGCGCAACGCGCGGCGCCTGGCTCTGGGTCAGCCGCTGATCCCCCAAGGCCTGGCGGCCGACGAGATCGGCCAGCTCGCCGCCAGCCTGGAAGAGGCCGGGCAGCTGCTGGCCGAACGCGAGCGCGCCCTGCGCGACAACGAGGAGCGCCTGCGCCTGATCATCGACGGGGTCAAGGAATACGGCATCTTCGGCCTCGACCCCAGCGGCCACGTCACCTCCTGGAACACCGGCGCCGAGCGCATCAAGGGCTACAGCGAGGCGGACATCCTCGGCCGCCACTTCTCCCTGTTCTACCCGCCGCAGGCCCGCGACACCGCCCCCTACCTGGCCCTGCAGGCAGCCACCCGCGAAGGGCGCTACGAGGAAGAGGCCTGGCGCCAGCGCCGCGATGGCTCGCTGTTCTGGGCCAACGTGGTGATCACCGCGCAGCGTGACGCCAGCGGCACCTTGCGCGGCTTCTCCAAGATCACCCGCGACATCACCGACCGGCGCAATGCCGAGGCCGCCCTGCGCACGGCGCGCGAAGAGGCAGAGAACGCCAGCCGGGCGAAAAGCGAATTTCTCTCGCGCATGAGCCACGAGCTGCGCACGCCGCTCAATTCGATCCTCGGCTTCGCCCAGCTGCTGGAAATGGACCGCGGCACACCGGCGCAGCAGGCCCAGGTGCGTCATATCCTGCGCGCCGGACGACACCTGCTGGGGCTGATCAACGAGGTGCTGGACATTGCCCGCATCGAATCCGGGCGGCTGGCGCTGAGCCCCGAGCCGTTGGCGTTGCGCCCGCTGCTGCAGGAGGTCAGCCTGCTGCTGTCGCCCCAGGCCGACAGCGCCGATATCCGCCTGCGCCTGCCGGAGGAGCTGCCCGCCGAACTCTGCGTGCAGGCCGACCGCCAGCGCCTGGTGCAGGTGCTGCTCAACCTGCTCTCCAACGCGATCAAGTACAACCACCCTGGCGGCCATGTCGAAGTGCGGGTGCAGGCCGACAGCGACACCATCACGCTGAGCGTGATCGACAACGGCCCCGGCATCGCCGCCGAGGATCTGGAGCGCCTGTTCATTCCCTTCGAGCGCCTCGGCGCCGCGGCCAGCGAGGTGGAGGGCACCGGCCTGGGCCTGGCCCTGAGCAAGAGCCTGCTGGAGCAGATGGATGGCAGCCTCGGCGTGCACAGCACGCCCGGCGAGGGCAGCACCTTCAGCCTGACGCTGCCACGGGCGCAGGTGCATGACGGCCTGCTGCCGGCGCCGGCCGCGGCACCACCGCCCGCGGCCAGCGACATCGCCCCGCCGGAGCGGCCGCTGCGCGTGCTGTGCATCGAAGACAACCTGTCCAGCCTGGCGCTGATCGAGACCCTGCTGGCGCGCTGGCCGCAGGTGCAGGTGATTTCGGCCATGCAGGGCCAGCTCGGTCTCGACCTGGCCTGGCAGCACCGCCCCGAGGTGATTCTGCTGGATCTCGACCTGCCCGACCTCTCGGGCCAGGAAGTGCTCAAGCGCCTGCGCCTGAACCCCAGCAGCAGCGCTACACCCGTGCTGCTGATCACCGCCGACGTCAGCGCCGGCACCCGGCGCGACCTGCAGCAGGCCGGCGCCACCGCGGTGCTGAGCAAACCCCTGCACGTGCCGACCTTTCTCGCCGCCCTGCGCCAGCATCTGGATGCCGCCACGCCCACCCCGCCTCTCGGAGCCTGA
- a CDS encoding response regulator gives MNHPAPADDFRILVIDDQPANLELVEQLLAREGLHNVLSCTDPAQALALFSSFEPDLLILDLHMPGLDGFAVLEQLQRRIPADDYLPILVLTADATREARLRALALGARDFISKPLDAIETLLRVWNLLETRALYRQLRRLQPDQQPLRARPMALGNS, from the coding sequence ATGAACCACCCAGCGCCCGCCGACGATTTTCGTATCCTGGTGATCGACGATCAGCCCGCCAACCTCGAACTGGTGGAACAACTGCTGGCCCGCGAGGGCCTGCACAACGTGCTCAGCTGCACCGACCCGGCCCAGGCGCTGGCCCTGTTCAGCAGCTTCGAGCCGGACCTGCTGATTCTCGATCTGCACATGCCCGGCCTGGACGGCTTCGCCGTGCTCGAACAGCTGCAGCGGCGCATTCCCGCCGACGATTACCTGCCGATTCTGGTGCTCACCGCCGATGCCACGCGCGAGGCCCGGCTGCGCGCCCTGGCGCTGGGCGCGCGCGACTTCATCAGCAAGCCGCTGGATGCCATCGAGACCCTGCTGCGGGTGTGGAACCTGCTGGAAACCCGCGCGCTGTACCGCCAGTTACGGCGCCTGCAACCCGATCAGCAGCCCTTGCGGGCCAGACCCATGGCGCTGGGCAACAGTTAA
- a CDS encoding TetR/AcrR family transcriptional regulator: MAPPKTRDRIVAESLALFNGQGERNVTTNHIAAHLGISPGNLYYHFRNKQMIIAELFAQYEAQVDSFLRLPEGRALTVEDKTFYLEALLAAMWHYRFLHRDLEHLLESDAELAARYRAFAQRCLVGAQSIYQGFVEAGILLMTPAQIEALTLNAWIIMTSWVRFLCTAGASPDNLSQDMLRRGIYQVLALEGGYIAPSARAAVEALYDRLHVPLEQVL; encoded by the coding sequence ATGGCGCCACCCAAGACCCGCGACCGCATCGTTGCCGAGAGCCTGGCCCTGTTCAACGGCCAGGGCGAGCGCAACGTCACCACCAACCACATCGCCGCGCACCTGGGCATTTCGCCGGGCAATCTGTATTACCACTTCCGCAACAAGCAGATGATCATCGCCGAGCTGTTCGCCCAGTACGAAGCGCAGGTCGACAGCTTTCTGCGCCTGCCCGAAGGCCGCGCGCTGACGGTGGAGGACAAGACCTTCTATCTGGAGGCGCTGCTGGCGGCGATGTGGCACTACCGCTTCCTGCACCGCGACCTGGAGCACCTGCTGGAATCCGACGCCGAGCTGGCCGCGCGTTACCGCGCCTTTGCCCAGCGCTGCCTGGTGGGGGCGCAGTCGATCTACCAGGGCTTCGTCGAGGCCGGCATCCTGTTGATGACGCCGGCGCAGATCGAGGCGCTGACGCTCAACGCCTGGATCATCATGACCTCCTGGGTGCGCTTTCTCTGCACGGCGGGCGCCAGCCCGGACAACCTCAGCCAGGACATGCTGCGCCGCGGCATCTACCAGGTGCTGGCGCTGGAGGGCGGCTATATCGCGCCTTCGGCGCGCGCGGCGGTCGAGGCGCTGTACGATCGCCTGCACGTGCCGCTGGAGCAGGTGCTCTGA
- a CDS encoding coniferyl aldehyde dehydrogenase, translating into MVADIAYLQQNQQQINQLDATFALQRAAFAANPMPSAEQRIQWLKSLSELLTEQQDALIAAISRDFSNRSADETLLAELMPSLHGIHYASRRIKKWMKPSRRSVGLQFMPAAAKVVYQPLGVVGIIVPWNYPLFLAIGPLTGALAAGNRVMIKMSESTPATSQLVKDLLARVFPEDLVSVALGEAEVGMAFSKLPFDHLLFTGATSIGRHVMRAAAENLTPVTLELGGKSPAIVSADVPLEHAAERIAFGKTLNAGQTCVAPDYVLVPRDRVEGFVATYRQVVQRFYPQLKDNPDYTAIINERQLARLNGYLQDAQAKGARIVPIYPEAQGRRLPQSLVLDVNDDMKLMQDEIFGPLLPVVPYERLDDAFAYVNARPRPLALYYFGYDKREQQRVLHETHSGGVCLNDTLLHVAQDDMPFGGIGPSGMGHYHGHEGFLTFSKAKGVFIKQRFNAARLIYPPYGKAIQKLVYKLFVR; encoded by the coding sequence ATGGTCGCCGACATCGCCTACCTGCAGCAGAACCAACAGCAGATCAACCAGCTGGACGCCACCTTCGCCCTGCAGCGCGCGGCCTTCGCCGCCAACCCGATGCCCTCGGCCGAGCAGCGCATCCAGTGGCTGAAATCCCTCAGCGAGCTGCTGACCGAGCAGCAGGATGCGCTGATCGCAGCGATTTCCCGGGACTTCAGCAATCGCTCGGCAGACGAGACCCTGCTCGCCGAGCTGATGCCCAGCCTGCATGGCATCCATTACGCGTCCAGGCGCATCAAGAAGTGGATGAAGCCCTCGCGGCGCAGCGTCGGCCTGCAGTTCATGCCCGCCGCGGCCAAGGTCGTCTACCAGCCGCTGGGCGTGGTCGGCATCATCGTGCCGTGGAACTACCCGCTGTTTCTCGCCATCGGCCCGCTGACCGGCGCGCTGGCCGCCGGCAACCGGGTGATGATCAAGATGAGCGAGTCCACCCCAGCCACCTCGCAGCTGGTCAAGGACCTGCTGGCGCGCGTCTTCCCCGAGGATCTGGTCAGCGTCGCTCTGGGCGAGGCGGAAGTCGGCATGGCCTTCTCCAAGCTGCCGTTCGACCACCTGCTGTTCACCGGCGCCACCAGCATCGGCCGGCACGTGATGCGCGCCGCCGCCGAGAACCTGACTCCGGTGACCCTGGAGTTGGGCGGCAAGTCGCCGGCTATCGTTTCCGCCGACGTGCCGCTGGAGCACGCCGCCGAGCGCATCGCCTTCGGCAAGACCCTCAACGCCGGGCAGACCTGCGTGGCGCCTGACTATGTGCTGGTGCCCAGAGACCGGGTGGAGGGCTTCGTCGCCACCTATCGCCAGGTGGTGCAGCGCTTCTACCCGCAGCTCAAGGACAACCCCGACTACACCGCGATCATCAACGAGCGCCAGCTGGCCCGCCTCAACGGCTACCTGCAGGACGCCCAGGCCAAGGGCGCACGCATCGTCCCGATCTACCCCGAGGCCCAGGGCCGGCGCCTGCCGCAGAGCCTGGTGCTGGACGTCAACGACGACATGAAGCTGATGCAGGACGAGATCTTCGGTCCGCTGCTGCCGGTGGTGCCCTATGAGCGCCTGGATGACGCCTTCGCCTACGTCAACGCGCGGCCACGTCCGCTGGCGCTGTACTACTTCGGCTACGACAAGCGCGAGCAGCAGCGCGTGCTGCACGAGACCCATTCCGGCGGCGTGTGCCTGAACGACACCCTGCTGCACGTGGCCCAGGACGACATGCCGTTCGGCGGCATCGGCCCCTCCGGCATGGGCCATTACCACGGTCACGAAGGTTTCCTGACCTTCAGCAAGGCCAAGGGCGTGTTCATCAAGCAGCGCTTCAACGCCGCGCGGCTGATCTACCCGCCCTATGGCAAGGCGATCCAGAAGCTGGTTTACAAGCTGTTCGTACGCTGA
- a CDS encoding twin-arginine translocation pathway signal protein, which produces MNDTTLDAPQLSRRNLLKVGLLGTALLGTAGLTATLSGCSASTPANGYLILRSSDLPFLRALIPVMLDGAVSAEQMPQAIDGTLKSLDTSLAHLSPEMLKLTVQLFDVLALPITRGPLTGVWGSWDNASADDVRNFLARWQNSSLSLLRMGHASLLQLVMMAWYSRSEAWAHCGYPGPPTV; this is translated from the coding sequence ATGAACGACACCACTCTCGACGCGCCGCAGCTGTCGCGGCGCAATCTGCTCAAGGTCGGCCTGCTGGGCACGGCGCTGCTCGGCACCGCCGGGCTGACCGCCACCCTCAGCGGCTGCTCGGCCAGCACGCCAGCCAATGGCTACCTGATCCTGCGCAGCAGCGACCTGCCCTTTCTGCGCGCACTGATCCCGGTGATGCTCGACGGCGCCGTCAGCGCCGAGCAGATGCCGCAGGCCATCGATGGGACGCTGAAGAGCCTCGACACCAGCCTGGCGCACCTGTCGCCGGAGATGCTCAAACTCACCGTGCAGCTGTTCGACGTGCTCGCCCTGCCCATCACCCGCGGCCCGCTGACCGGGGTCTGGGGCAGCTGGGACAACGCCAGCGCCGATGACGTGCGCAACTTCCTCGCGCGCTGGCAGAACAGCAGCCTGAGCCTGCTGCGCATGGGCCACGCCTCGCTGCTGCAACTGGTAATGATGGCCTGGTACAGCCGCTCGGAGGCCTGGGCGCATTGCGGCTATCCGGGGCCGCCCACCGTCTGA